tttgggtcgtcctaggtcatttttaggcaaaaatgatgttttcgaacccaactttgaaccaaagaacctaaggaatgttttcaaacttattacacgtctcatatgcatagttataactttgtaaggccctttacaatctattatttcacatttaaggctatttgggtcgtcctaggtcatttttaggcaaaaatgatgttttcgaacccaactttgaaccaaaggacctaaggaatgttttcaaacttattacacgtctcatatgcatagttataactttctaagtccctttacaatctattatttcacatttaaggctaattgggtcgtcctaggtcatttttaggcaaaaatgatgttttcgaacccaactttgaaccaaagaacctaaggaatgttttcaaacttattacacgtctcatatgaatagttataactttgtaaggccctttacaatctattatttcacatttaaggctatttgggtcgtcctaggtcatttttaggcaaaaatgatgttttcgaacccaactttgaaccaaagaacctaagtaatgttttcaaacttattacacgtctcatatgcatagttataactttctaaggccttttacaatctattatttcacatttaaggctatttgggtcgtcctaggtcatttttaggcaaaaatgatgttttcgaacccaactttgaaccaaagaacctaaggaatgttttcaaacttattacacgtctcatatgcatagttataactttctaagtccctttacaatctattatttcacatttaaggctaattgggtcgtcctaggtcatttttaggcaaaaatgatgttttcgaacccaactttgaaccaaagaacctaaggaatgttttcaaacttattacacgtctcatatgcatagttataactttctaagtccctttacaatctattatttcacatttaaggctatttgggtcgtcctaggtcatttttaggcaaaaatgatgttttcgaacccaactttgaaccaaagaacctatggaatgttttcaaacttattacacgtctcatatgcatagttataactttctaagtccctttacaatctattatttcacatttaaggctaattgggtcgtcctaggtcatttttaggcaaaaatgatgttttcgaacccaactttgaaccaaagaacctaaggaatgttttcaaacttattacacgtctcatatgcatagttataactttctaagtccctttacaatctattatttcacatttaaggctaattgggtcgtcctaggtcatttttaggcaaaaatgatgttttcgaacccaactttgaactaaagaacctaaggcaaaaatttaggcaaaaatggcattttcatatgcatactttacttacttgtttagtggctccttaatcatcaaatttctcttcttctgttgagaatcaaatatgtagacctcacgtttagacaagcaaagaactaaaagcatccagtgactcctacatacaaacaataaacgtatgtagttagaaaaaaaaaagttaaatttataacaatcaattaaaaacgaagttcaaagtaattttcatacttttcgtagtatggacataagatgaatgtcttagaactaagtgcactcatggacctcgtcatgtacaatagaattcgatctgcatcggactttaacatggtggccgagatcatctccgggcacatgaatccaatactattggggtgacaatcatcgtgaaaacacaactcactcaaagccctataatatagagtgtaagaacgttaagacaatcataaaaatcaaatttaggggcaaaatatgaatttaggtaactcacgtagcaaaaacttgtattattgatatattgagccatgctcccgagagaagttgatcggtgtcttcaacggtgacactaatttcaaagtccttttccatattgaatgtccttttagtgcaatgtaccttaacatgctccccttcttttaatcccaacatcatagttttcatcacattgcacttaccactcaaattttgcac
This Spinacia oleracea cultivar Varoflay chromosome 6, BTI_SOV_V1, whole genome shotgun sequence DNA region includes the following protein-coding sequences:
- the LOC130462687 gene encoding ubiquitin-like-specific protease 1, whose amino-acid sequence is MKTMMLGLKEGEHVKVHCTKRTFNMEKDFEISVTVEDTDQLLSGAWLNISIIQVFATALSELCFHDDCHPNSIGFMCPEMISATMLKSDADRILLYMTRSMSALSSKTFILCPYYEKSHWMLLVLCLSKREVYIFDSQQKKRNLMIKEPLNNAFRSYKRLGGQSKGTKLTWIPAQCAQQPGSLDCGYYVMRFMYDIIMNHGNSQDLTKDFSRTLPYSAEEINEVKDFWADYFMNNVEFLA